A single Lacerta agilis isolate rLacAgi1 chromosome 10, rLacAgi1.pri, whole genome shotgun sequence DNA region contains:
- the LRRN3 gene encoding leucine-rich repeat neuronal protein 3 produces MKDMPFKIHFLLGLTITVLVQAVDKKADCPQSCTCDIRPWFTPRSIYMEASTVDCNDVGLSTFPTQLPADTQVLLLQANNIKKIEYPADFPVNLTGLDLSQNSLSSVANIELRKIPQLLSVYLEENKLTELPDECLTGLNNLQELYINHNLLSTIAPGAFTGLYNLLRLHLNSNSLQVINSKWFEAIPNLEILMIGENPIIRIEDMNFKPLINLRSLVLAGINLTEIPDNALAGLDNLESISFYDNRLVKVPHTALQKATNLKFLDLNKNPINRIRRGDFSNMIHLKELGINNMPELISIDNLAVDNLPDLRKIEATNNPRLSYIHPNAFYRLPRLESLMLNSNALSALYRSTIESLPNLKEISIHSNPIRCDCVIRWINMNKTSIRFMEPESLFCVDPPEFQGQNVRKVHFREMMEICLPLIAPESFPSSINLESGSYISLHCRATAEPEPEVYWITPSGHKLLPNTVSLKYYVHSEGTLDISDITQKESGLYTCIATNLVGADLKSIMINVDGSFPQDNHKSLSIKVEDVRSNSVLLSWKATSKIVKSAIRWTAFPKDGNSLASQSARIPSHIKIYNFTHLTPSTEYTICMDIPTVQLQNARQCVNIATKGLDPAMANYDKSNITTLFVCLATLLGFFCVVSLFSCISHEMNCDAGHSYFRNYLKKQSFSFSELYPPLISLWDTNKEKSTALEVQATVIGIPANMS; encoded by the coding sequence ATGAAGGACATGCCATTCAAAATTCACTTTTTACTTGGCCTAACTATCACTGTGCTAGTTCAAGCTGTAGATAAAAAAGCAGACTGCCCACAGTCATGTACATGTGATATAAGACCGTGGTTCACTCCAAGATCCATATACATGGAAGCTTCTACAGTGGACTGCAATGATGTAGGTCTCTCAACTTTCCCAACCCAGTTGCCTGCTGACACACAGGTTCTACTTCTACAGgcaaacaacattaaaaaaattgaatACCCAGCAGACTTCCCAGTAAACCTTACTGGTTTGGATTTGTCTCAGAACAGTTTATCATCAGTGGCCAATATTGAACTTCGGAAGATACCCCAActtctttcagtgtatctggaaGAAAACAAACTTACAGAGTTGCCAGACGAATGTCTCACTGGGCTGAACAATCTCCAAGAGCTCTACATTAATCACAACCTGCTTTCCACAATTGCACCAGGAGCCTTCACAGGTCTTTATAATCTTCTTAGACTTCATCTCAATTCCAATAGTCTGCAAGTGATCAACAGTAAGTGGTTTGAAGCTATTCCTAATCTGGAGATTCTTATGATTGGAGAAAACCCAATTATCAGAATCGAAGATATGAACTTTAAGCCCCTTATCAATCTGCGGAGCCTGGTTTTAGCAGGCATAAATCTCACAGAAATACCAGATAATGCCTTGGCTGGCCTTGACAATTTAGAAAGCATCTCTTTCTATGACAACAGATTAGTAAAAGTGCCCCACACTGCTCTTCAAAAGGCTACTAACCTTAAATTTTTAGATTTAAACAAGAACCCCATTAACAGAATACGAAGAGGAGATTTTAGCAATATGATACACCTCAAAGAATTGGGAATTAATAACATGCCTGAACTAATATCTATTGATAACCTGGCAGTTGACAATTTGCCAGACTTGAGAAAAATAGAAGCTACGAATAACCCCAGACTGTCATACATACACCCAAATGCATTCTATCGGCTTCCCCGACTGGAATCACTCATGCTCAACAGCAATGCACTCAGTGCCCTGTACCGTAGTACAATTGAATCTTTGCCTAATCTCAAGGAAATCAGCATACACAGCAACCCAATCCGGTGTGACTGCGTCATCCGATGGATTAATATGAATAAAACTAGCATTAGGTTCATGGAGCCGGAATCATTATTTTGTGTAGATCCTCCTGAATTTCAGGGCCAGAATGTGAGGAAGGTTCATTTTAGAGAAATGATGGAAATCTGCCTTCCACTGATAGCCCCAGAAAGTTTTCCTTCCAGCATAAATTTAGAATCAGGCAGCTACATTTCTTTACATTGCAGAGCAACAGCAGAACCAGAACCTGAAGTATACTGGATAACTCCATCAGGACATAAACTTTTGCCCAACACTGTTTCTCTTAAATATTACGTACATTCAGAAGGAACGCTAGATATCAGTGATATAACACAAAAAGAAAGTGGCTTATACACATGCATAGCAACTAATTTGGTCGGGGCAGATTTAAAATCCATTATGATTAATGTGGATGGTTCTTTTCCCCAGGATAACCATAAGTCTTTGTCTATTAAGGTTGAAGATGTGAGATCTAATTCTGTACTTCTGTCCTGGAAAGCAACTTCCAAAATAGTGAAATCTGCCATTAGATGGACTGCCTTTCCAAAAGATGGAAATTCTCTGGCTTCTCAAAGCGCTCGAATACCATCCCATATAAAAATCTATAATTTTACACATCTAACCCCGTCCACAGAATATACAATTTGTATGGACATCCCCACTGTCCAGTTACAGAATGCAAGACAGTGCGTCAACATTGCAACAAAAGGGTTGGATCCGGCAATGGCAAATTATGATAAGAGCAACATCACTACATTGTTTGTCTGTCTTGCTACACTTTTGGGATTCTTTTGCGTGGTTTCTCTCTTCAGCTGCATCTCTCATGAAATGAACTGTGATGCAGGACACAGCTACTTCAGGAATTACCTGAAGAAACAATCCTTTTCCTTCAGTGAGCTTTACCCTCCTCTAATCAGTCTTTGGGATACTAACAAAGAAAAAAGCACAGCGCTCGAAGTCCAAGCAACAGTCATAGGCATTCCAGCTAATATGTCATGA